One genomic window of Pecten maximus chromosome 3, xPecMax1.1, whole genome shotgun sequence includes the following:
- the LOC117323586 gene encoding interferon-induced protein 44-like → MANLTPKEKQSIQNLIGEGPKSFIKVYSAKEDGCSAVEFHKKCDNIGATLTLIYNSAGEVYGGYTSVSWQSVPTKQPVYDNTAFLCLLRKEGKTDAMKYQINLPPSAIMLDSQSGPTFGSGPDLQVFTGKISPDADGMFTLNSSMTSISYTHLPSSLADEIKPDASASDVVVYSVKDTCQTIMAKPWRLEPKFEKEYLRDLVDEVESYWPLKDMGVPEDALQNVNILFIGPIGAGKSSFLNSVESVFRGHVTMSASAGNRTKSVTSAYRQYPITASDNRHYLKFQLCDCRGLDDGNNITKDVEAILEGHTPDNYTFNISNPLTSTTHGFRKDPKLKDKIHCVVYVLDASKYSADFEMSFVTDDVRDQIKDIQDIVDQKGIPQLILLNKVDMACLLTKQDTSHVYRSETILQKCQDAGNCLGLPPMTVLPMKNYFMEPSTTDDISILALYNIRQMLRAADTFLRVNHLDELRADRYESQYS, encoded by the exons ATGGCGAACCTGACACCCAAGGAGAAGCAATCAATCCAAAACCTGATTGGCGAAGGTCCGAAGTCCTTCATTAAGGTATATAGTGCCAAGGAAGACGGATGCAGTGCGGTGGAGTTCCATAAAAAGTGTGATAATATTGGGGCAACACTGACATTAATATACAACTCGGCTGGGGAAGTTTACGGTGGATATACTTCGGTCAGTTGGCAGTCTGTCCCCACTAAGCAACCTGTATACGACAACACGGCGTTCCTCTGTTTATTACGGAAAGAAGGGAAAACAGATGCGATGAAATACCAAATAAATCTGCCCCCGTCAGCTATTATGTTAGATTCCCAAAGTGGACCAACTTTTGGTAGTGGGCCTGATCTTCAGGTTTTCACTGGGAAAATCTCGCCCGATGCAGACGGCATGTTCACACTTAACTCCAGCATGACATCTATCAGCTACACTCATTTGCCGTCATCGCTTGCTGACGAAATCAAACCTGACGCCAGTGCCAGTGACGTGGTTGTTTATAGTGTTAAAG ataCGTGTCAGACAATAATGGCGAAACCGTGGAGATTAGAACCAAAATTTGAAAAGGAG tatctaaGAGACTTGGTGGACGAAGTTGAAAGCTACTGGCCTCTTAAGGATATGGGCGTACCCGAGGATGCGTTACAAAACGTCAATATTCTCTTCATCGGACCAATAGGGGCAGGCAAATCGAGTTTTCTAAACTCGGTGGAATCGGTGTTTCGTGGTCACGTGACAATGTCTGCTAGTGCCGGAAATCGTACGAAAAGTGTGACGTCAGCA TACCGACAGTACCCAATCACGGCATCAGATAATCGCCATTACCTAAAGTTCCAGCTATGTGATTGTAGAGGATTGGATGATGGAAATAACATCACCAAGGATGTAGAGGCTATACTGGAGGGACATACGCCAGACAACTATACA TTCAACATATCCAACCCACTGACGAGTACAACCCATGGCTTCAGGAAAGACCCAAAACTCAAGGATAAAATTCATTGTGTGGTATACGTTCTGGACGCAAGTAAATATTCTGCTGACTTCGAAATGTCCTTcgttactgatgacgtcaggGACCAGATTAAGGATATCCAAGACATTGTTGATCAGAAAG GAATTCCACAACTGATCTTGCTGAACAAAGTAGACATGGCTTGTCTCCTGACAAAACAAGACACATCACACGTCTACCGCAGTGAAACAATTCTACAGAAGTGTCAGGACGCGGGCAACTGTCTAGGTCTCCCACCAATGACTGTGTTACCGATGAAGAACTACTTTATGGAACCTTCTACCACGGATGACATCAGCATCCTTGCATTATACAACATCCGGCAGATGTTACGAGCAGCCGATACCTTCCTCCGCGTCAATCACCTCGACGAACTCCGGGCAGATAGATACGAATCACAGTATAGTTAG